A window of Rhizoctonia solani chromosome 5, complete sequence genomic DNA:
GCCCAACCAAAAGCATTTCCCGAGGAGGTAAGATCCTACGGCCGGGGCATAATACAATGCCATTTGCTTGAACCCTAGACTCGCGACGAAAAATACAGCACCTATGACATCGTACCCCAAATGAAACATGTTCACAGCCCAGAGGGCAAGTCCAAGCATGACCGAATTATACCTACACGCCATCAGCCACAGCTCTCTCGTCCCTTAATACTATGAACTCACTGAAAATGTCCGTGATCAACTAAAATTAAGGCAGGTTGCAGCAATACGCTTAACAGCGCAATATTCTAATTTATTTTACCGGCTTAAGTTCTCATTATTACCCGGTAAAGCCACTACTCACTTGAGTTCGCCGAGACCTGCCTGGCAAGGCGATCCgtgtatatacatatacgGCGGGTATGTATACCAATAGCTCTAAGATGAGTACAGACATGCGCATAAAATGTTTACTTGTGAGTGATTCGTATCCCCTGGAAGCATCGAGCGCTACCCATTCGGGGTTGATTTTGTGGGCACTTTGGATGTGGGGTAAGATCTGATAGTATGATGACGGAGATAAAGGACTTACACAAATCCGCATATCCAACTAACATACGCTGTTAGAGGTGGGTAGTCGAGACCCCAGTACTGGAGATCATAGCTGTACCACTGCGGAATAGGCAAATGGTAGGTAATCTCCATCCAATGTCGTTGAGCCTCATAATCTCCATACATCGGTTTAGTTCTTTCCCCTACACCAAGCCACTTAGCATGCAGAAGAAAGAAGCTGAAACATCACATACCGGAATACCCGCCCAATCCTACCGCACACTTGACAAGCACCGACCCAGCAATAATCACCCATGGCGTCCAATCTCGTAGCCCATTCCTGGCCATCCACCTAACGAACCTCCGCGCGGAACTCTCGTGCGGTTGACCATGCAGCGTACTTTCCGGTCCTATACTCGCAAACGAGGCTGTCCGCCCACGACTTGGGTTGAGTGGGGACAACGGGCGCGACTGGTTCTGTTGTAGAAGAAATTGAGAAGTGTTTAGGAGTTTCGGATGGGGTCGGGGTTGAGGAGACAAGATCTCGTCAAAGTCTGTTTCGGACCTGGTCCCCGCCAATTTCTTATTCCGTTCTCCACCGAGAGATTGAGGACTTACTCGGCCCGACTTCGTATGCTAGCTGTTTCGGAGCCGACGCTTTGGAGTCGGGGGCGGTGTGTCGCCCGGGTCGTTCGCCGGCGGGTGGTGTTTTCCATTGTGGTGGATGGATGTGGGGAAGAGAGTGATGTGGTCGGTCACGTGCGTGAGGCGTGGCGATGTATTTATCAAAGATTTTCAGACATGTATGCGTAGAAACATAGTTTTATATATATAGATATGTATTATTATACAGGAGAAGTTGATACCAGTACAATGGGATCCCTGCCAAATGGTGTGAGGCCATAATGAGAGAGCTCGTCAAAGATCGTGGGTTGAAGGATGGGTATGTTGATCAGTCAGTGCAGGGAACCAGGCTGGGGATGTTCAAACAGGTAACTAGTTCTTACGCCACTGAATATCGGACCGGTTCAATCGATTGTGAGTCGTTATCAGCGAGCAGACATACCAAAGCATGCTTGTCACTCAGTAATTTGGCGGCTACATTCTTCGCATCGTCGATAGACCCTGCCTTACCAGCGTAGTCAAACATCGGCATATCGTTGACTGGGTGCACTTTCATGTCAACTGAAGTTAAAATAACTTATCGTGCTTACTGATTGGAATTGCGTGCCAGATTTGAGTACTGCCCTCGGTGACGAAGGTGCGCCAGTTGAGGCTAGCCTTGACCGCGTCGCTCCATTCGTAAAGACATTCGACATACGTTTGAGTATTCTTAGGCCTGAGCTCCCAGTGAGACATTGTGAGTTAGAAAACAGGGTTATAGAAGAGAGAAAATGTTCTGAAAATGATGTTCTACCATGACTTACCTTGAATATTTATATACTGACTACTCTCCCATCCATTTTACCATGGGCCGGCAACGTCGTCGGGCGTGCCCATCACATACCATGGGGTTGACGTCGTAAAATGCGCATAAATGCAGTACGTCGGAGACTCAAACTGCCTCAAACCTCAAGCTCTCCTCCATTTCCCTGAAAACCTAGATACTTTACCAGATTTATGTATTCCGGGTCGGATGCGGGTGACGAAATAAAGGATGAACTGCATAGGCGCTGGTAGATTCTCACCTATCGGGCGTTAGGACATTGATTGTGAAAGAAGACTAGTCATCAAGCATTGGTTTGATGGTGACGGTTTCGCGGTGTCGGGTACCGGTATCTATATGTTCGCATTTGTTCCGACACGTAGACGGATCTGGAAGTGGTAATGACATTCCAGTTCGCTTTAATTTCATAGACTTATATATAAACAATAAATAAAAGTCAAGTTGAGGGGCACACCGAGGACGATTCGAGTACTATGATAGACCACAAGGGGTGCTAAGCTGGCAGACCGATATCCCGAGTAGAATGTGGCGCATGCATTTCAAACTAACGCGCCACGTTTGGTAAAGGAGGCGTCATCCATTGACCGCTAACTGACTGTGGAGCCACgctttttgatggcgctTAGGTCGCTTTTATCAGtaaatccccattttctccttttctcggACAGATTTGACGATTCTGAGAACGGACATCTCTGCGCGTCGAGCCTTTacatctgtatatacattttgttttATCCCATTCGGCTTTGTTTTGGCTGCGCACTCCTTTGATTGCGACCGCTTAGCTCAGCATACGAGAGAAACTCGGTGGCAGTCCATGCGCGCAAGCTTACTAACACAGTCCGGGGGACCGCTAACTAGATTGAGTGAGCAACCATACTTCCCAATGACTATCAGCAATAAAAAAAGGCAGCAATTACAGGCTCTTGAAAAGGCCAGGGCCAATGTAAGTGTGTCAAATAGATCTTATGAATTTTATTTTGATATCATGGTAGCAAAAACGTATAAAAACAGCTCATTTTGACAATgaagacaacaacaacaaaagtGTATTCAAGCCACTGGACTTGTACAATGACTCTGAGACATCACTCTGCAGACTAGGAGTGGATGTAGTCTATATAGGTTGGCTCTTTAAGCAGATTATGCAAATTAAATGACTTACTGGAGCAGCCCCTGACCCCTGTGGCTCCGAACTGGATCATCCTCCAGCTTATCCCAATTCCCCCAATTCTTTTGACTCTGACTCTTCTGATTCTGAAGGAGATTCCGACTCTGGCTCTAGCAGTGGAGAACTCCCATGGGAACTTAGTTATTACCGCCCACCAACTGTTGCCCAAGCGCAGACAGCACTTGCCACACTTGATTCTGCACGCCGGACCCAACTTCCATCAGGTGGATACAAGTACAAAGACCTGGACCGGATCACTGCTGAGCGATACACTGCAATACAAGCCTGTCTGAACCAATTCCTTGAGGCTGAGCCAAAAGGAAAGAAATTTATTCAGGCATCCAAGGATGCAGCACGTATGCATAATCGAAGAGATACATATGCCCGAACAATCCGTAAATGGACCCGTCGACTCATCAATTATGGTGACTTACCTGGGAATATCCAAGGTTGGTGGAATGTATCCACActggaggatgaggatgtgtCATCTGCAATCAGGCTTCACTTACAGAAAGCTGGGAAGTTGGCGGGTGCACAGGATGTGGTGGACTTTCTGTCTGATCCAGAGGTTCGGAAAACACTGGACATCAAGAAAAAGATTAGTCTTCGAACAGCACAACGCTGGCTCTCTTGGGCTGGTTTTTCTTGGCGATCTGAACCTGTGGGCCAATACTTTGACGGTCACGAACAACAAGATGTAGTTGAATACCAGCAAAAGGTATACATACCTTTCCTGAAGAAAATCGAGCGGCGGCGAATAATTTATAATCGGGATGGTGTTGAAGATCCTACACGTCCATTGCGATTACTACCTGGCGAGAAACCCATCATTTTGTGGTTTCACGACGAGACAATTTTTTACGCAAACGATTGTCGTAAAGTTTGATGGGTCTTTGTTGGAGAAAGCCCAGTACCACACAAGAAAGGAGAGGGGTGTAGTTTAATGGTGGCCAACTTTGTGTGTGCAGAGTTTGGGTGGTTGCGTGGACCGAATGGGTAAGTTGCAGTGGAATGTGTATTGCTTGAAACTCACAATGAATCTAGTGAATCTGCGAGAGTAACAATGTTTCCCGGGGGCGACAAAGATGGATGGTTTACAAACAACCGTGTCATTCTTCAACTAGAGGATGCTGTCAAAATTGTCAACGAACACTTCCCCCAGTTCACTCACATATTTGTGTACGACAATGCTCCTTTGCACACAAAACGCTCGCTTTCCTCACTTTCCGCTTATGGAATGCCCAAGGGTCCGCTTCTGGACTGGCCTTactacaaggacaaggacgacAAACGCGTGTTTGTGAGAATGGAGAATGGTTTTCTCCCAGACGGCTCACCCCAGGAGTTCTATGACCCAAACAAACCCAATCGTTTCAAGGGAATGTCGTGGATTCTTTGAGAGCGCGGTCTCGGTCATCTTGCCGATTTGAACGCAGTTTGCACGAAGGGATGTGAACCAGGGAAGACTGACTGTTGCTGTCGTCGGGTAATGATGAACCAGCCAGATTTCAATAATCGTGAATCAGGCTTACAAGAGGCTGCTCGAGAGCTGGGAACTGAAGTGGTATTTCTCCCAAAGTACCACTGTGAGCTGAGTATGATAGAGCAAGTCTGGGGATACGCAAAAAGAGACTATTGAGATAATCCCCTAATAGTAGCTCAAAAAAGTTGAAGGAGAACGCACTAAAGGCATTAGAATCACCCCCAATTTTATCGATGCGCAAGTATGCCACCTTATAACTCTACTTTAGTTGGTTGTTCACTTTTTCATTAGGTTTGCTGCTCGTTCTCAACGTTTTGCCGATGGATATGACCATGGTATGGACGGGTCCCAAGCTGCTGCGTGGGCTACAACAATATTCAAACATCACCGAGAGACCCCAGCACATATTCCGTACGACGAGATTGCTCCTAACTATGTACATACAACAAACAATTAAATTCTTATTTTCAATCGCTCTTTCAACTTGGAACATAATTTCAGTTGGTCAGTAGGCCCCCGGACTATGTTAGTAAGCTTGCGCGCATGGACTGCCACCAAGTTTCTCTCGTATGCTGAGCTAAGCGGTCGCAATCAAAGGAGTGCGCAGCCAAAACAAAGCCGAATGGGATaaaacaaaatgtatatacagatgtAAAGGCTCGACGCGCAGAGATGTCCGTTCTCAGAATCGTCAAATCTGTccgagaaaaggagaaaatggggatttaCTGATAAAAGCGACCTAagcgccatcaaaaagcGTGGCTCCACAGTCAGTTAGCGGTCAATGGATGACGCCTCCTTTAGATCAACAACGATCACACGCAAGCTCAAATGCCGGGGGCGGTATAATGTACGCAATAATTGATCGAGAACAGAGGGGCAATTCGCAGTGATAGCAATTCATCAAAGAGTGGGGACAGCATTGCGGGTGACGTCGACGGCTATCTTTTGGTTATCATTCCGAAGAGGGGGCACGTGCCTATCACGTGACGGTAGGCTGGTTTTGGACGTTGTGGAGGTTCTTCGTAGTGACATAGGCTACAGCTTGGTGCGTTTTGACGGCGACGACGATAAACTTGTACTGAACTGCGCTGGACGCTGCGACATAGACGACGAGATGGCGCTTACAGCCCGGGCGACAGAGCCACCTACATGGGGGTCAGAGATTGTTCCAACTCTACGAAAACGTGAGTTGCTGGGTTTGTTTCGTAGCGCCAGAGCTGAGACTTGGATTGGCAGGCTTGGAGCATGAGTCGCGAGCGCTGACAAAGCGAATGTCGCAGACGTCACCGCTTGTGGACTTGCAGCAAAGGCCGGCGACGAGCCAGACGACGACGAACCACTACGAACGGCCGAGCCATATTCCGCGACCGAGTATTCAGTCGACGGTGTCGTACGAGACCCCGAGACGACGACCCCGGACACACTCGACCCCGCGGCCGTTTGACCGCGACATGCCCACTCCGGCGTCGTCCCGGCCAGCCTCTCCAGCGGTCACAGCCACCTCCCGCCCCTCACGCATCCCTACCCGCCCTCGCGCAGGCTCTCGCCCAATCCCAACCGAGTTCCCCCCGAGCCCAGACCCGTCACCTGACTTGTGGTCTGCTCCAGAGAATGTCATCCATACCCAGCTCACTCCCCCTACCCCAGACCGCCCTGCCCACCGCCGCAAGCGCGATACCTTTATTCCACCGCCCCCAGACGCCAGCGATGAGATCCTATTCGACGAGCCTGCCCCGTTTGCagtcaacaacaacagcCTAACAGGAAGATCTTCCATAGAAGAATACGAACACTGGTACCGCGGAGAGGGACGAGGGGGCGGAGGGCGCAACGGAGGCCGCGGTGAAATTCGCATTGCGACTCGTACGGAGATGCTCGAGATTGCGTCCTTTGGCCATCCTCCCTCCCGCAACGACTCGCGCGGACACTATGGCGAGTTTGGATGGCGCAGCAAGGCCTATGACGACTCGACCGTTGGCACCCGGTTCCGATGGCCTGACGAGAATGAAGTCAGTGTACTTGACGAGGCTCCACTTACCGATTTGGAAGACTTTGACACAGATAGCTACAATCCTGGCTCTCAAGATGCGAGGAGCATGGAAATTCGTAGCATCGAATCTTATCAACCACTTGATGTACGGAGCGACGGGCAACCTACCCTCGAGGATGCACGTAGCGTCGAGCTCGACCCGGAACCTGACGTGCGCCCCGAACCTGCCACTCCCGTCAAGCCCCCTCCCTCCCGCATTGCACGGGCAACTTCTCCCCCCATTGGACCAAGCACATCCACTCCTTCGCTTATTTCGCGCACGGGTCAATCGCCTACACCTTCGAAACCCCGTTCGACCAAGGTTCAATCTCCCGTGCCAAAGGCCCAATCACCATCCAAGAGCGTCCAATCACCCAAGGGCGCACAGTCCCCCAAAGGCGCGCAATCGCCCAAACCCAAATCTACCGGCAGGTGCGGCACAAACGCCAGTACAGCGTCCAAATCCCCCTCGCGGGCCGGCACGTCCCAACTAAGCCCGAATCCCAACTCGACGCCCAAAACCCCTCGAAAAGGGGCTGCGTCCCCGGGTAGGATTACTACCACGCCTTCACCGCGCACGAGGGTGCAATCGACTGGTACCAAATCCAATGGCACCAAACGGACGAAAAAGCTTAGCACTGCGGGGAGTAGCCCTGGGCCGAGTTCGCCTCATTCATTGGCCGATGCTATCCCACAGATATTCCCCGAGCAGCAAATACCAAACGACGGGAATTGGGACGATGTAGTCTTGCCGACTATTGCGCGGAGGATGCAGGGCGGAGACGTTGTCATGCTCGAGCGAAAGCCGATAGAAGAAGAACCTTTACCTCCCGCCCCTGGTACGTTTGGGTAccaggaaaaggaaaaggcacGAAAAGAGCACGACGAGCGACGAAATAGCGGGACCGAGTTTGAAGAGTTTGGTGGGTGGAACGGCATGGCTAAGAAACCAGCGCCTGTCGAGAAACCAAAAGTGGTGGAAAAGGCAGAGGAGAGGAGAAACGCACCCAGCCCACCGCCATTTTCAGACTATACTCCCATACCGCCCGTGGCCAAGCCTCCAGAGCCTATACCTGCTCCTGTCCTGCAGCCGATGACTATTATGGAAGCGGACCTACGTCAAGACGTTGCTGGTCGACCCAAGGACGACTCTCACGGCTCGGGATGTTGCAAGTGTGTGGTCATGTAACGCCAACGAAATTTTGATATAACCCCCCTCTGTTCGTTTCTATATCCTCCCCTGGCCGTACGGTACGCTGTTTTATTTTGCTCTACTTGGTAGTATGTTCTATCGCTGTCTCTGTGTCTCTGTCTGACCTCTCGAACGTTCGTTGATGCTCTCTTGGATCTCTCCTGTGTTAGCCGCTCATTGATTGTCTACTCCATTTCtccatttcttcttctttttcttaaATCAGCTTCATTACGTTGTAGATTATTTTCTCCACGCACACCAGCATTGCTCATGTTGCATTCATGGATATACTTTTTTTTTCGCGATTTACAGAGCGCATGTATGTAAGCCGCACGTGAGACACTCCCACAATTAATCTTTGGAATTTGTTCAACGATCAGATGTCTGTCCTTCGTACATGTCTCAGACGCGCACCCAATTATCTTTGGCTGGTGCACGATGCAAAAGCACAGTCGTTCCTCCGGTTGACATCCGACTGGGAGATACCCACACACCTCGATGCCAAGCGCATTTCGAAAACACACTGGCAGACGACTTGCTCTACCTCACATACAACCACAACTCGACGATTCACCCACCTACGCCAGCTGTGCCTCCACGATGGGACATGACTAATCCGTACGCCAGGAACCGTCCTCCGCCCTCGCCGCGCGGTAACCGACCGCTCCAGTCGTCAGGTCTACCCACGACCGCGGACAATTTGCCCCGTCTCGAAAAGATAATCCTACACACAATGATCAAAGATGCCATCACGAATAAATCTCACCTACTCGGACCTATGATGGCTCTCCGCGCTATATCTGGCCAGACCAACAGGGGCGGAGGCCAGCGCGCCCATCAGGGTGTCAAAATCTGCTACTCGCGCGCCGCATCTGCCGCGTTCCGACTCCGCCCGGGCGTACCCATCTCACTCCAAGTCGAACTGCACGGTCCCCAAATGTACGAGTTTATCAACACTCTTGTCGAATTTGTCCTCCCGCGGATGAGAGAGTTTCGAGGTGTGAGCATGCCCCCTGCGAGTGCGGCCAAGTCGAGCCCGAGTGCGATGGCGGGTGTGGTTGCGTTTGGTCTCCCCAAGGAGGCGTTTGCGCTTTTCCCGCAGCTGGAGGTGAATTTGGATTCGTATCCGAGGATGTGTGGGATGCATGTGCATTTTATAACTAATCTCAGAGGGAGGGATGCACAGCAGCGTGCGAGAGCTTTGGTTTCTGGGTTTCAGATTCCATTTGTGAGGGCGTAATGGTAGTGGATATTTCTTCTGAAATAAGACAAAATAAATTTTT
This region includes:
- a CDS encoding glucosyltransferase; the protein is MSHWELRPKNTQTYVECLYEWSDAVKASLNWRTFVTEGSTQIWHAIPIINDMPMFDYAGKAGSIDDAKNVAAKLLSDKHALN
- a CDS encoding ribosomal L5P family C-terminus translates to MSQTRTQLSLAGARCKSTVVPPVDIRLGDTHTPRCQAHFENTLADDLLYLTYNHNSTIHPPTPAVPPRWDMTNPYARNRPPPSPRGNRPLQSSGLPTTADNLPRLEKIILHTMIKDAITNKSHLLGPMMALRAISGQTNRGGGQRAHQGVKICYSRAASAAFRLRPGVPISLQVELHGPQMYEFINTLVEFVLPRMREFRGVSMPPASAAKSSPSAMAGVVAFGLPKEAFALFPQLEVNLDSYPRMCGMHVHFITNLRGRDAQQRARALVSGFQIPFVRA